The sequence agagagggaaaaatgTGAAGCCACCGTAAGTCAGCAAGAGAGGTCGGCTCACCTGCCCTACCAGCTTTGCATGGTGTTGTCACGCAAATCCCTGGTAATATAATGCTAGAGTCAACCACAAGTCCCTTGCCAGTGTACAGTGTAGACAATCACACAAATAAAACGAGTCGAATGTTGTGCACTTTTCGCTGTGGAGCTACGCCACTACCATGAGATCGAAGTACTACAACACTCGGCGCCTCTGCTTCAAAACAGAAAAGCAGCGCGCATTGTTTTTTCTGAGGAAGGACCTCCCATTTCCTCTGGCACACCGCACAGTACACTTTCAACTTCAGGCTTTCCGCTGTCCGTGTAATGGGCAGTgcaaagcagagaagaacTACTTTTTGATTTTGAAAAAGTGCAAAGAGCTAATCGCGTACCGATGGCTATTCTCCATCCTCTTCACTGATAGCGAGTCAGAGCTCTCAAGCGAAATGGGAGCTGTGGAGTACGCGCACGTATGCACACATAAGCGAAAACAAGAGAataggaaaagaaaagaggcgtGACATCAATATTGCTTTTTCAGTTTGTTACCTGTCCTTTCGCGCCTGAATGTCGATCTTTTGCTGCGAACCGGAAGAAATGCCAGCTATAGAGCTGTGATCCTGCTTGTTGAACTTAGGCAACCAATTCAGCATGAACCACTCGATCGTGTCATTCCAGCCATCCCCAAAAGGAATGACGGGCTGAAACTCAAGATCGTGCTGGGCCGCGTCGATCCGAAACCAGCGATTCATTGTGAGAACAAAAACGTTAAAGACGTTGAGCTTGAACGTTGTTCTCATCATCCAGCCCGCCAATTCCGCGAAAAGTGCTGCAATGTAAAGGAACCAGAACGGGTAGTGAGCTTTGCTCATTATGGACCCAAACCCCATTCTCACAATGGCCTTGTCGAGCTCCTTCCAGAAAATGCAGTACGCCGCCGGCTCAGGATGCGTGTCACCGTCGGTCACAATGTAAAACCGTCCAAGGTACGGAGAATCCTTGTATAGCTGCTTCTCTGCAATGATGAGGCCGTGACAATAGTTGTCCACGTGGGTGAAGCAGATGCGGTTGTCGCCTTTACCGAAGACGCGCAGCTTACCTGTGCCCGCAGCCTCCAGGATGTTGGGCAAAAACAGGTTGTCGCGTGGGCCATACACCTGATGCGGAGCAACCGCGATAGACCAGAAGTCGTCGTCGATGGACTCCCGCACCGCCATTTCGGCCTCTGCCTTTGTCTCTGCGTACATTTGCATGTAATGCTCAAGTGGTAGTTTCGGCATTTCATCCTCAGTAAGCCCATCGACATTTGGGCGGTGGAAAAGACTACCCTTGAACCGAGTTGATGGTGACGAGCTGAAAATCATCTTCTTCACCCCGTGTTCCTTGCAGGCGCGGATCACGTTCACTGTGCCCCCATGATTGACCCGCTTGTACAAGTTGTGAGGGTGGAAAGgccccacagcagccgcaaggTGCCAAACGCAGTCACTCCCTTTGATGGCTGCCGAAACATCAGAATAGCACGTGATATCGCCAACAACATATTCAATCGCCGGGTGGTTCCAGACACCGATAGCCTTTTCTTTGGGAACAATATCAAAGCACACAACCTTCTCGGCGCCTCGCTCGACCAGCATCTCCACTAAACGAGTTCCTACGAACCCCGTTCCCCCAGTGACCACACATTTCTTCGGAACTGTGGGATAGTTCTGGTTGGCTGCCCTCCTTTGCTCAGGTGAGAGCACCGGATTCAGTTCCTTCTGTTGCATTTAAGAGTCTGAAAAAGCCTTGTCATTGGTGGTTCCCTTTATCACATTATTTGATGCACCACAACACTATTGCCGTTGTGGAAATGATAGAAAAACTATCTAAAAATAGCAGTAAGGTCGAGAAAAATCAGCCAggcgagaggaaaaacaaagaaacaaagCTATGACAGTTCTTTCGTCAGAAGATTTCCTTTCCAATTTTAGAATCCCTCCAATTTGATTGTacaggagaggggaaaataAAATCAAGTGCATATCCGTACAATGTAAAACGAGTAAAGAACACAGTGGTCAAAGTAGCATAAAAGGTAAGATGACCCTTATGCCGCTATTTTTGCAgcaaggagggaaaagactGACATGCCATATATGACACCAAGTGCCTTTTGCATGCCCGCATTCGTATCACTTCCGTGCCCCGTGTTCAGCAGCGAAATAGATAAAACACTCGGTATCATGTTTCTGTGAGTGctattattattattattatgCCACGTGAAAGAGAGCATAAAATCAGGAGTGAAACTTGCTCAGTCAACAAAAGCAAATACAACATCATACTATATCTTCTCTCCACTTACAGCACAACCTTTCTAGTGTTACTAAGGCGTCAGTGCCATTTTTTTCTAGCATGTCAGTCACGGCAGACTTTACAGGAATAAAGCACGGCCCATCCAAGCTTACGGCACCTCGCATCCTTTTCCTGTTGAACAGTATATCACGGCGCTTTGTGGCAGAAATTCCACTTACTAAAGTGTCTGTGGTTGGCACAAAAAGGCAATCTCGGCACAGATATGCCAGCTGGTCGAAATCGCGACAAGAGGAACTGGCGCCCATAAAGTCAATTTCGTTTGGGATATCCTCAATTAGCTGTTTATTTACGTAGTCTGCGCGGTGCAGTGTCAGAGACTTTTTGCCGTCCATTGTCGGCCTGGCACTGTACTCCTTTGCAAAATATTCACCAATCTCACAGCGCTCTTCGTTGACGTCACTACCATTTAGAAAGGCATTGACACGTGGATCGATGAGTGGCACTGTGTCCACAGAAGATGATGCAAACCGCGGATTCATCGATAGACACAGCGAACAAATGTCCAGAAGAGGGGATAAAAGCTCGCTATAACTTATCTTACATCCATCAAGCTCAACCAAGCGCGTTGACCAGCGTGAGCTGCAGAGGAACAAAGAGAGGTTTCTATATTCCGGAAGGTTCAGGAACTCGGTAATAATAAGAAGGCACCAAAGTGTGAGAAGAAAAATCTTCCCAGACATCCAATCACATGTAGGACTGTCCCAAAGAATGTGAACTTCTCCTCTGGCTTGTTTTGGGAGTTCTCTGGGGTCAGAGACAATGGTACACTTAGGGAGCACATTAATCAGAAAAGTGCGTACTGTAGaggtgacggcagcggcctCCTTCCCATCTGTGTAATTTCCAATTGTCGTCATTTTTAGGATACGTTCTGCAGCCTTCACGTACTCGACATTTTGTTCAGCGGCGGAACTCTTGGGCACAACCATTTGAATTGGTACCTGTATGCTCAGTGGCACCGCAGTCTGGCTGTTGCTCCCATAACAGCTGGGCTGCTGGTACACGCACCGGCGGTCCTTCGATTTGGGGTACATTGAGCTCAGCAGCTGAACGGCGATCGCTTTCGCTGGCGCTGAAGAAAGAGCGCATTTGCTGGTGTGCAGGTTCAAAAGCTCCCAAATTGGCATGCAAGACACTGTTGCAAGGGCCGATCCACCTTGGTTGTTCATTGGAAGCTCGCACCACACATGCTGCAGAAACCGTTGATATGTTGCACTAAGCCTATCATAGACCTCATTGGTGGAGAGACTATTAGAGGACCCTAACACATCCTCCACCTCATCGATACAAGTTTTCGCTTGAATTTGAAGCTGCGACATCTGTGCGTATTCTTCAGGAAATCCACTAGTTACTAAAAAGGGGCAGAAAAAACTCTAGACGGTAAATAGTAAAGAGAGTGAAATAAGGGTAAGATAGTTTCATAAGCAGAAGTACAGAAAGCCAATGCCCAAGAATATATCCCTATTGCTCCTGTGATGGGTGGAGCACGACGCTTCGTTTCTAAATCCCGAACTCTGTCGTTTGACTGCTATTTCACTCTGAGACCATAGTCTGAGATTggtgcaaaaaaaaaaaaagagattCCCAAGCAATACCTTGATAGTTGTGCTAACACAGCCCTTGTACACAAAGTAAAATCTGGTTTTCAACAGGGAGATTTCAAGCCCCACAAAGTAATGCGAACATTGGTCAGTAGTAAGCTGCAAAATGTGGAATAATGCCGACGGGTCCTTTAATGTTAGATCTCTCAGTTGCTGGCCGTTTTCAATGCGGAACCATTCGACGCAGCTTCAGCACGGCGTCGAAGCCATCATCTACCGCAGTTCATGCAATTCGCGCTCACAGACCCTGTGCATCTCCTGCTTGAAAGctcgtgccgctgctgtggcggcaaGCGTCACACACGTTgagttgcagcagctgcacctgccCCGCCAAAGTGTAATGAACGCTTCCACCCACTCTTTTCAGGCGAAAGACCCCCTTGCTTTGCTCCTCGCCAGCACACCCCTTGCCGACTCCTTTCGCAGCAAAAAGCCTcccgcgccccccccccccacggcGCGACATGCCAGTCACAATTCCCTCCCCAGGACGGCGCGAAGCGCAACCAACAGAAGCACAGCAACTTGTGCGATTCAGAGCCCTTTTTGCTGAGGCACAAAGGCACACGAGTTATTCAACACCCCCTTTGCCCCGGGGGAAACCGCCGCGCGGCCACCTTAAAGAGCCCGCACGGAGTCATCCCCACCCCCTATAGACGCACACCGCGACACCACCCCCGGCCGCATTTCCCACTTCCCCGAAACACCGCAGAAAGACAAAATATTGTTCCAAACGCGCCAGAGGCAAGAGGCCCCCACACCAGGCGAACAGACCACCCGAaacgtgggggggggggggggcaaaagAACCCTTcaacacacccacaggcaTTTCGTGCCGGACCCCGGGCCCGCCGCTTCGAGAAACCCCTACACCGCACCAAAACCACCAACCTCGAAAAGATCCCGGCAAGCACTCAACTCTCAAAAAGGCCCGGAGGCCGTTTATCCCCCTCCACAatcaaaagaaaaacagtgGTGAAAGAAACCCGCCATGTTAGAAAGCGCCGTGGGAACCAGCAGGCATCGCCTATGAGACCGCCAAACCCAAAGCCTGCCCACGCCAAACCGGCACCGACCGCCATCCCCCCCAAGCCCCGCCCATTGTCTTTTCCGTTTTGCCCGGCCTAGCCCCTTCCCAAACCCCCCGCGGTCCTTTCCCCCATTCACGTTAAGATTGGCACGACCTTGATCCACCCATGGACGCCAGAAACATCACACCCCCAGAAGCAAGTTTTAAAAGATGCATCCAGTTGCTCAATGAAGGCCGCCTTCCGTGGAGACGGAAAAACGGCCGGGCCTCATGAAACCCACCCCCCGTTAGGAGAGGCCAAGCTGGGAAGAGCACGGCGGACAACTggcggaagaaaaaaaggcgccACGCGCAATGAAAAATCATTATTGCAGCACGCAAAGAAACTGGACCTGTGAACACGGGGGGTGATAAGCCTTAACGAAAAGGTGGTTGGCGAAGTGTCGGCCGCGCAAAAAAATTTCAGCGGCGCGTTTTGATggcggggcggggtgggggtcCTTCCGCGGGCGGGCGTTTGCGCCGCCGGCTAAACGCCTGGAAAGGGCCTTTCCTGCGGGCGCCACACCCGCCCCAAACGCCCGGACGACAGAAAAAGCAACGGCCCCGCCCACCACAGCCTAGGGCAGACTTCAGGACGGCCCCTGCCGGCGAGCAGACCCAAAACCCCGCACCGAGAGCGTTTCCCTCGGCACCCTCCTGGCGAACAGCGCGCTGCCCAATTCTTTCTGAAAGAAAAGGTGCTCCATATGAGTTGAACAACCCGGGCGCACGGTTTGGCGACGCGGGCCCGGGGGACCCGGGGAACCCCGGCCGCGAAAAAGGACAACCAACAGGGTCATTCCCTACGGGGGAAAGCAAAGCCGAGACCCCACCCAAAAGCCAAGGCATAGCGCCGCACACGCgggcgcttttcttttcgtgtgGAAAGTGTGGCGAACCAGCCGCGGGATACCGAGGACTTGCAGTTAACGATTTTCCTGCGGTTTGCGCGTAGAAACGCAAACCGTGGCACAAAAAAGCTGCTTTTTGTTTGGCCCCAGCCGGGTGGTAGCGGCCTTGGCCGGCCGGCGCCCCGAAAAACGGAATGAAGACCAGCCACGCCTGGGGTGTTGCTTCGGCAACCCTGGTAAAGAAAAAATCCATCACCATTATAAGGGGCGCAGCGGTTCGAGGGTTGTTGACGCCACCCCTCGCCATCCCACGCCAGTGGCCGCGCCGGGAAGTCACCTCcggcggccgtggcgcggcgcggcgaTCCCCGCCCCGCACGCGGGATTTCCCAGGCggcgaagaaacaaaaaCACCTCCGAAGGGGACAACAGCAAAAGGAGACAGATTGAAAAAACAGCTAGCAGACCAGCAAAAGCGCGCCACAACCATAAATGCCGGCGGTTGGTTTATGCTGGGCGAGGCCCTTTCTAGGCTTCAGCGCCGCGCGTACCCCAAAGACACGACAAAGTTTAAGGTAGACCGTGTGTGGGCCATGGAAATGAACGGGATTAGGCCCgcaaaaaggggaaaaaatgcAAGCGGATGGCCGCATGTGTTTATTTTCTTGACAAGTGGTTTTGCCGCAAGAAAACCAAGAGAGGCAAATACGCATATCTGGGCTTTGCCTGGTTTCAGTTGTTCCAGGCTTTTTCCCCAACCTCGG comes from Leishmania panamensis strain MHOM/PA/94/PSC-1 chromosome 6 sequence and encodes:
- a CDS encoding NAD(p)-dependent steroid dehydrogenase-like protein (TriTrypDB/GeneDB-style sysID: LpmP.06.0330), translated to MLVERGAEKVVCFDIVPKEKAIGVWNHPAIEYVVGDITCYSDVSAAIKGSDCVWHLAAAVGPFHPHNLYKRVNHGGTVNVIRACKEHGVKKMIFSSSPSTRFKGSLFHRPNVDGLTEDEMPKLPLEHYMQMYAETKAEAEMAVRESIDDDFWSIAVAPHQVYGPRDNLFLPNILEAAGTGKLRVFGKGDNRICFTHVDNYCHGLIIAEKQLYKDSPYLGRFYIVTDGDTHPEPAAYCIFWKELDKAIVRMGFGSIMSKAHYPFWFLYIAALFAELAGWMMRTTFKLNVFNVFVLTMNRWFRIDAAQHDLEFQPVIPFGDGWNDTIEWFMLNWLPKFNKQDHSSIAGISSGSQQKIDIQARKDR
- a CDS encoding hypothetical protein (TriTrypDB/GeneDB-style sysID: LpmP.06.0340), translated to MSQLQIQAKTCIDEVEDVLGSSNSLSTNEVYDRLSATYQRFLQHVWCELPMNNQGGSALATVSCMPIWELLNLHTSKCALSSAPAKAIAVQLLSSMYPKSKDRRCVYQQPSCYGSNSQTAVPLSIQVPIQMVVPKSSAAEQNVEYVKAAERILKMTTIGNYTDGKEAAAVTSTVRTFLINVLPKCTIVSDPRELPKQARGEVHILWDSPTCDWMSGKIFLLTLWCLLIITEFLNLPEYRNLSLFLCSSRWSTRLVELDGCKISYSELLSPLLDICSLCLSMNPRFASSSVDTVPLIDPRVNAFLNGSDVNEERCEIGEYFAKEYSARPTMDGKKSLTLHRADYVNKQLIEDIPNEIDFMGASSSCRDFDQLAYLCRDCLFVPTTDTLVSGISATKRRDILFNRKRMRGAVSLDGPCFIPVKSAVTDMLEKNGTDALVTLERLCCKWREDIV